A DNA window from Primulina tabacum isolate GXHZ01 chromosome 12, ASM2559414v2, whole genome shotgun sequence contains the following coding sequences:
- the LOC142520194 gene encoding uncharacterized protein LOC142520194 has protein sequence MHQFVQFCQQNQPRPHDQAQEHHIEANDRALERFLRFKPPKFEGKPDAYQAKSWLSKINKIFSILNYSEEQNVNFSTYLFEEAAHNWWRTVEHRWTKNHTPKTWENFLQEFEVQGDMTVAQYEAEFHPLIHYAPHYMEDEVRKMKKFVQGLKLDIRWATLSTEVTSYVSAVNQALRVEEDIKTLLKKEEEEKKIGKPNPFEDNNRKRNFEKRTQQVRQGEAVKGKVPKNNNKKCGYCGLPNHEEEKCWRKDDILIFSRNHAEHAQHLQLILKTLKEHQLYAKFKKCEFWLEKVSFLGHFISKKGQEVDPAKIEAISRWKQPINITEIRSFLGLAGYYRRFIKDFAKIAVPLTQLTRKDNFFLWNDECEKFFCKLKEMLTSAPVLALPEGTEGFVVYTDASKEGFGCVLMQNDKVISYAS, from the exons atgcaTCAATTTGTGCAGTTTTGTCAGCAAAATCAACCACGACCTCATGATCAAGCTCAAGAACATCACATTGAGGCAAATGATCGAGCTCTTGAGAGATTTTTAAGATTCAAGCCGCCAAAGTTTGAAGGAAAACCAGATGCTTATCAAGCAAAATCTTGGTTaagcaaaatcaataaaatattttctattctcAATTATTCTGAAGAACAAAACGTGAATTTTTCCACTTACTTATTTGAAGAAGCAGCTCATAACTGGTGGCGTACAGTGGAACATAGGTGGACAAAGAATCACACCCCAAAAACATGGGAAAATTTTCTGCAAGAGTTCGAAG TTCAAGGTGACATGACCGTAGCTCAATATGAGGCAGAATTCCACCCTCTTATACATTATGCACCACACTACATGGAAGATGAggtaagaaaaatgaaaaaatttgtTCAAGGGTTAAAGCTCGATATTCGTTGGGCAACACTGTCCACAGAAGTTACCAGTTATGTTTCTGCTGTTAATCAAGCCCTACGAGTGGAAGAAGACATCAAAACACTTCTTAAAaaagaggaagaagaaaagaaaatcggAAAGCCCAACCCTTTTGAGGATAATAACCGgaaaagaaattttgaaaagagAACACAACAAGTCAGGCAAGGAGAAGCTGTCAAAGGAAAAGTTCCaaaaaacaacaataaaaaGTGTGGATATTGTGGATTACCaaatcatgaagaagaaaagtGCTGGAGAAAAG atgacattttgatattttcaagaAATCATGCGGAACATGCTCAACATTTACAATTGATTCTCAAAACTTTGAAAGAGCATCAGTTGTATgctaaattcaagaagtgtgaattttggctagaaAAAGTGTCATTTCTTGGCCACTTTATCTCTAAGAAAGGACAAGAAGTAGATCCTGCAAAAATAGAAGCCATATCTCGTTGGAAACAACCAATCAACATCACAGAAATTAGAAGTTTTCTCGGCTTAGCAGGATACTACCgaagattcattaaagattttgcgAAAATTGCTGTCCCCCTGACACAGCTAACTCGCAAAGACAACTTTTTCTTATGGAATGATGAGTGTGAGAAATTTTTTTGCAAATTAAAAGAAATGCTTACCAGTGCACCTGTATTAGCTTTACCAGAAGGGACAGAAGGATTTGTGGTTTACACAGATGCCTCAAAAGAAGGCTTTGGATGTGTATTAATGCAAAACGATAAAGTTATTTCATATGCATCTTAA